DNA from Krasilnikovia cinnamomea:
ACGTGACGGAGCCCGCCAAGCCGCTGCGGCTGACCAGCATGGTCAGCCACGGCGGGGCGGTCGAGTCGATGGCGTTCAGCGCGGACGGCCGTACCGTGGTCACGGCCGGCAGCGGCGAGACGGCGACGCTGTGGAACGTGGCGGACCGGGGTGCCCCCACCCAGCTCAGCGAACTCGACGACCACAGCGCCCAGGTGCTGGCGCTGGCGTTCGGCGGCGACGGACGCTCACTGGCCACCGCCGGCTACGAGGGCGAGGCGATGCTCTGGGACATGACCGATCCGGCCCATCCGGTCCGGCGGGCCACCGTGACCGCGCATGACGACGAGGTCGCCGCGGTGGCGTTCAGCCCGGACGGACGCACCATCGCCGCCGCCGGGCGGGAGGACGGCCAGGTGTCGCTGACGGACGTGAGCGACCCGGCCAGGCCGGTCCGGCGGGCCGTGTTCGAGGAGGACGTGACGCGGTTGAACGCGCTGGCGTTCAGCCCGGACTGCCGCAGCCTCGCGGTCGGCGCCACCGAGGGCAAGCTGATGCTGTGGGACGTGGCCGACCGTGCGCGTCCGGTCCGGCGCGCCACGCTGACCGGGCACGGCAACATGGTGGAGTCGCTGGCGTTCAGCCCCGACGGACGCACGGTGGCCGTCGGCGGCGCCAAGGGGCAGGTCTGGCTGTGGAACGCCGCCGACCTTGCCCGCCCCGTCCGGCTGGCCACTCTGGACGGACACGGCGAGACCGTGGAGTCCATGGCGTTCAGCCGGGACGGGCACACGCTGGTGACCGGCAGCTACGACCGCACGGCGATCCTGTGGGACGTCACCGATCCGGCCAGGCCGCACCGGCTGAGCACCCTGACCGGCCACAGCAACTGGGTGCGCGCGGTGGCGTTCAGCCCGGACGGGCACACCGTGGCGACCGGCAGCCAGGATCACACCGTGGCGTTGTGGGACGTTTCGGACCGGGCGAAGCCGGTGCGGCTGGCCACCCTCAAGGGCACCGTGCTGCAGACCGGCCTGGTGGCGTTCAGCCCGGACGGGCGCAGCCTGGCGGCGGGCGGGAACGACGCCAGCAACCCCGCGCACGTCACCGTCTGGGACTACACGGAGCTGACCGAGTTGCGCGCCCACCCGGCCCGGCAGGCCTGCGCCATCACCGGACGCGGGTTCACCGCCGACGAGTGGGCCCGCGTCATCCCCGAGCTGCCGTACCAGCCGACCTGTCCCGCATGAGGATCACCGGCGGCGGGCGGTCAGGCGGCCTCGGTGGAGGGGTTTGCGGCGGCGTGGGCGAGGTCGTCCAGGTCCTGGCGCAGCGCGCCCTCGACCGTACGGGCGGCCAGCCCGCCGAAGACCAGCGCCAGCAGCCGCCCGCGCGGCTCGGTGGGGGTGCCGTCCTGGACGGCGGTGACCATCGTGCCGCCCCGGTGCCGCCCGGCCGTCACGGGCGCGAAGGTGTAGGTCATCCGGTAGTCCGCCCCGATCCCCGGCGACTCCACCACGAACTGCTCCGGCACCGCGCAGTCACTGACCCGGAACTCCTCGGTGATCTCGGAGCCGTCGGCCATGATGCGGGCCTCGCGCCAGGTCGTGCCGGAGCGGAACTCACCGGGCGTGACGGGCTCGACCCGGTGAACCGTGGACAACCACTGCGCCCGGCGGGACAGGTCGGTGAACACGCGCCACACCTCACTCACCGGCGCCTCGACCAATCGGGTGACCGCGACCGTCGACATAGCGTGACCTCCCGAATACACCGTACGGGTCGGCAGCTCTTCGGAACAACGATTACCCGGTCACGGCGCCCGCGTACCTCAGTCGTATCCGCCGTTGATCAGACCCACCCGGACCAGCTCGGTGAGCGGGTCGCGCACGTTGCGGGCGCCGAAGCCGGCCAGCAGCGGGCGCTGCCCGTCGCGGCGGGTCCGCGCGGGCTCGGCCAGCGGCACCGGATGGGTCGCGGCCAGCACCTCGGCCACCTCGGCCACCTCGGCCCCGTCGACCGCCGCGGCGCATCCGACCAGCACGTTGAGGAAGCCGTGGTGGGTGAAACCGGTTTCCGGATCGGTGTGCCGCAGCGCGTGCCGCTGCCCCACCGCGAGCTTGAACGGCAGCTCGCGGTCGCGGCAGGCGCAGATCACCGCGGCCAGCTCGACCGGGGTGGGGAACAGCTCCGCGGCCAGGCCGCCGACCCGGAACTTGGCGCCGATCCGCCGCCCGTCGGCGCGGCTCCCGGCGACCGTGTCGAGCGCGGCCAGCAGGCCCCAGCTCAGCGGGATCTCGGCGTACACGTCGAGGTCGGGCTGGGTGGCGGCGAAGCGGTGCAGCGCGCGCAGGCCAGGCTGGGAGTCCTCGCCGCGGCGCGCGACCGCCGCTTCGACCTGGCGCACCTCGGCCGCGGCGCCGCGCAGCGCGGCCACCGCGGCGTCGAGCCCGTCGATGCTGGTGTCGCAGACGACGCCGACCGCGAGGCCGCCGACGGGCGGGGCCCGGTGGGCCAGCGAGGAGGGTACGAGCAGCGAGCCGAGCAGGGGCGCGTACCACGCGGCGGCGTGCTCGCGGTGCGCCGCCACCGCGGCGCCGACGTCGGTGTCGTTCGGCGGTAGCAGGACGGCGTCATCGACGAGTCCCGCGAACAGCGGCGGCACCAGCGTTGACACGAATAATGAACCTAATGGACGCTCCGAAGCGCGGACAACACCGACCGTTATGTCGCTTTTCATAGGAGTAGGCGTGACGGAGCGGGCGATCGGCACCGACCGCCCGCTCGGACCGGCGCGACGTCGGGACGCTAGCCGATGTGGTACTGGTCGCCGTAGACCGCGAAGTCGAGCGGCGTGTTCAGGTCGAGGTTGCCGTTGCGCAGGAAGACCCGCTGGGCGGTGTCGACCCGCGAGGTGTCCGAGTGCGCCTCCTCCTTCTTCATCTCGATGACCCGCTCGTCCAGGAAGGCGTGGAGCCAGGTGGTCTCGTTGCCGCCCTGGGCGGGCGGCTTCGCCTTGCGCAGCGCCCGGCTGCGGATCGACGCCATCCCGTCGGGACCGTGCATGACGGCCGCGTCGTAGTACGCGAACTGCCCGAGCGCCCGCACGCCGTCAGACTTGCCGCGCGCCACGGACGGGTTGAAGTACACCCGGTCGCGCTCGGCCTCCTGGGTGGCCCGGAACACCGGGTCCTGCGCGGCGGTACGCCAGTCCCTGGGGAAGTTCGGGTCCAGCCCGGCGTGCGAGTCCGAGCCGTTCACCGTGCGCAGCGCGGGCAGGTACCGGGCCAGGACGTTCGACGGCTTGGTGTCCGTGTACGCCTCGACCAGCTCCAGCATGTCGCCGGTGCCGGAGCAGAAGCCGATGATCCCGGCGGTGTAGCCGCGCCCGTCGCCGATGTCCTCGATGTAGGAGAACTGGGCGCGCCAGTCGAGCGACGAGTTCTCGGCGGCCGAGACGATCTGCATCGCGACCTCCTTCTTCGCCGGGTCGTCGAGGTTTCTGCGGGCTGCGGCGGCCGCGGCGGCCACCGGCCGGGCTGGGGCCACGACGCCGGCCGACGTCCCGGCGGGGACGGTCGCTGCGCCCGCGGGCAGCAGGCCGTACGCGATGGCGACGCCGGGGACGAGCAGACCGGCGGCGAGGTACGCCGTCGTGCGACGGCGGGGACGGGGGGTGGTGCTGGGGGTGGTCATTGCGCTCCTCAGGGGTAGGGGATGGGCGCGCAGGATCGGCACCGGCGGCGACCGAGGGGCTTGCGCCGCCGCCGGCGATGGGTGGTGACGCTACGACAGTTAAGGAGGTTTATCAATGACCGTTAAAGTGTTTTATCAATCCGGGGCGATTGACAACCCGTTGAGCGGTTAAGGACGATTCGTTCATTGATCGAGACCTTGACAGTCCCGGGAGGCCGGGCCTACCGTCCAGCTAATTGTTAGCCAGTTTGCCAATCACCACCCGGGGGCCACCGTGTCGCGTCTCGCCGGCTCGTCGAAGCTGCTCCGCGCCATGAACGAGAGCGCGGCGCTCGCCCACCTGCTCGAACCCGGCACGCTGACCCGCTCCGACCTGCGCAAACTCACCAAGCTCAGCACGCCGACCATCTCCGAGGTGCTGCGCCGGCTCACCGAGGCGGGCCTGGTCACCGTGGTCGGCCACAACAGCGGCCGCCCCGGCCCCAACGCCGAGCTCTACGCGGCCAACCCCGACGCGGCGTACGCGGCGGCCGTCTCGATCCGTGACATCGGCCCGAGCGACGCCCCGTCCGTGGCGGCCGCCCTGTGCGACCTCACCGGCACGATCCGCTCCCGGACCGAACTGCGCGTCGACTTCCTGCGGACCGACCCGAAGTCGGCCGTGCTCGACGCCGTCGCCACGCTGCGCCGCGACAGCGGGGTGCCCGCCGAGCGGCTGCGCCACGTCCAGCTCGGCGTCGCGGGCTCGTACGACAGCCGCACCCAGACCATCCGGCACGTGGACGTGCCCGGGCTGGGGCGTACCGGCCTGGTGCCGGAGATCGCCACGGCGCTGGGCACCCACGTCGGCGTCGACAACGACGTCAATCTCGCCGCGATCGCCGAACGCCGGCACGGGGTGGCCCGCGAGTCCGACGGCTTCGCCCTGCTCTGGCTCGGCCTGGAGGGCCTCGGTCTGGCCATCGACATCGCGGGGTCGCTCCTGCGCGGCGCCCGGGGCGGCGCGGGCGAGATCGGCTACATGCCGCTGTACGCCCCGGACTCCACCCACCGCAAGGTGGACCTGCAGGACCTGGTGGGCGGTGCGGCCGTCCTCGCCCTGGGCCAGGACTGCGGCGTGCCCGGCCGTACCCCGCCGGAGGTGGTCCGGGCGGCGGCCGCCGACCCGGAGGCGGCGAGCGAGTTCTTCCCCCGGCTCGCCGACCGCATCGCGGTCGGCCTGGCGGCGGTCATCGCGGTCCTCGATCCGTCGCTGGTCGTGCTGGCCGGTCCGGTCGCGCAGGCCGGCGGGCGGACGCTGCTGGCCGCGGTCGAGAGCGCTCTCCATCGGGCCGCGCCACTGGAGAGCACGGTCGCGGTGACCACCATCGACGACGACGCGGTGCTGCTCGGCGCGCTGGACGCCGGGCTCACCGCGGTCCGCGAAACCCTCATCGCGTCCATTCGCGACAGCTGACCCCCAACCCATAACGAAATCCCCGGGAAGGACCCCCTCATGAACACCCGGATACCGCGCGCCCTTTTTGCCCTGATAACCGCCGCCGCACTAACCGCGGCATGCACCCCCGCACCCAAGGAAAACAAGATCGCCGACCCGGGCACCGAGGTGTCCGGCACGGTCGAGCTGTGGCATTTCTTCACCGAACGCGAGGCCGCCGCGATCGACACGGTCGTCAAGGACTTCGAGGCCACCCACCCGAAGATCAAGGTCACGGTCAAGTCGGGCCAGGACGACTCGAAGGTCACCCAGGCCATCGGCGCGGGCAACGGACCCGACATCGGCCTGTCGTACTCCACCGACATCGTCGGCAAGTTCTGCGCCTCCGGCGCCTGGGTCGACCTGGCCCCGTACATCGCCCGGGACAAAGTGGACCTTTCCCAGCTCAACCCCACCACCCGGCAATACACCGAGTACGGCGGCAAGCGGTGCGCCATGCCGTTCCTCGCCGACGCGTACGGGCTGTTCTACAACAGGGACCTGTTCGCCAAGGCGGGCATCGCGGGGCCGCCGAAGACCCTGGACGAGCTGGCCGAGGACGCCAAGAAGCTCACCGTACGCAACGCCGACGGCTCGTTGAAGCGGGTCGGCTTCCTGCCCCTGATGGACTTCTACGAGAACGCCGCCGCCCACCTCGCCCCCATCGTCGGCGCGACGTGGCTCACCGCCGACGGCAAGTCCGCCATCGCCGCCGACCCGGCCTGGAAGACGCTGCTGACCTGGCAGAAGAGCCTCGTCGACTGGTACGGCTACGACAACCTGCAGAAGTTCCGGGCCGGTCTGGGCGACGAGTTCAGCGCGGACAACGCGTTCCAGAAGGGCCAGGTGGCGATCAACGTCGACGCCGAGTACCGCCTCGCGTTCCTCGCCGACCAGGCCCCGAAGCTCAGCTACGGCGTGGCCCCGCTGCCCACCACCGACCCGGCCCGGTACGGCGCCGGCTACGTCACCGGCAACATCATGGGCATCGCCAAGAACGCCAAGAACCCCGAGGCGGCCTGGGAGCTCATCAAGTACCTGACGACCAACGACACGACGATCGTCAAGCTGGCCAACTCCCTGCGCAACATCCCCACCACGACCAAGGCCGCGGCCGACCCGGCGCTGAAGGTGGATCCCGCGTTCAAGACGTTCATGGACATCTTCGCCAACCCGAACTCGTCCACCACCCCGCCCTCGGCGTCCGGGCCCGCGTACCAGGAGACGTTCCAGACGTTCGTGACCGGCTGGCAGGCGGGCAAGGTGGCGAACCTGGACGCCGGGCTGGCCGAGGCGGACAAGCAGGTCAACAGCGTCATGACGCTGGGCGGCTGACGATGAGCGCCAAACCCCTGGCGATCCGGGCCCGGCAGCACGCCACCACGCTGTCGTTCCTGGCCCCCGCCCTGATCGGCATCGTGGTGTTCTTCGGCTACCCGCTGGTGTCCGCCGTGTACTTCTCCTTCACCAGGTTCGACCTGCTGTCGGCGCCGCAGTGGGTCGGGCTGGCCAACTACCGGCGGCTGGCCGACGACCCGTTCCTGCTCCAGTCCGTACGCAACACGCTGTGGATGGTGGCGGTCTTCGTCCCCGTACGCATCGTCAGCGCGATCGGCCTGGCGGTGCTGCTCACCCAGCTCAAGCGCGGCGCGGGGTTCTTCCGGACCATCTTCTTCCTGCCCGCGCTGGCGCCGCCGGTGGCCGCCACGATCGCGTTCGTCTACCTGCTCAAACCCGGTACCGGGCCGGTCGACACGATGCTGGCGCACCTGGGCATCGACGGCCCGCTGTGGTTCAACTCGCCGGAGTGGGCCAAGCCGTCGCTGGTGCTGCTCGGCCTGTGGGGCATCGGCGACCTGATGGTCATCTTCCTGGCCGGCGTCCTGGGCGTCCCCACCAGCCTGTACGAGGCCGCCGCCCTGGACGGCGCCAACGCCTGGCACCGCTTCCGGTACGTGACCATCCCGACGATCCGCCCGGTGATCCTGTTCGCGGCCGTCACCGGGGTCATCTACACGCTGCAGTACTTCGACCAGGCCGCCGTGGCGGGCTCGATCGCCAGCGGGCAGGCCACCACCGGCGGCGGGATCTCCCAATCCTTCGGCTTCCCCGAGGGCTCCACGTTCACCTACCCGCTGTGGCTGTACACGGTCGGGTTCCGCTACCACGCGCTGGGCTACGCGAACGCCCTGGCCGTGGCGCTGTTCCTGGTGGCTTTCGCCGTGACGGTGATCCTGCTGCGCCGCGCCAAGGCGTTCTCCGGGGAGGAATCATGACCGCCGTCCTTGACGCGCCACCGACGGTGGTGAACCGGCCGCCTTCCACGAGGAAGGCCCGGCGCGAGAACCGGCTGGTCTGGATCGCCCGGCACAGCATCGCCATCGCCCTGGCCATCATGTTCCTGACCCCGGTGGTCTACCTGGTGCTGATCTCACTGATGACCAGCAACCAGGCGCTCACCAGCGACTACTGGCCCAACTCCTGGCACCCCGAGAACTACGTGCGGGTCTTCCAGGTCACCCCGCTACCCCGCTACCTGCTCAACACGCTGCTGTACGCGGTCACCGCCACCGCCCTCATGCTGCTGTCCAGCGTCCCCGCCGCGTACGCCCTGGCCAAGCTCCGCTTTCGCGGCCGCAACGCCCTGTTCCTGGTCATCATCTGCGTGATGATGCTGCCCCCGCAGGTGGTGACCGTCCCGCTCTACCTGATGTGGGCCCGGTACGGCCTCACCGGCTCGCTGTGGCCCCTGGTCGTCCCGATGCTGTTCGGCGACGCGTTCGCCATCTTCCTGCTGCGCCAGTTCCTGCTGACCATCCCGCAGGAGTACCTCGACGCGGCGAAGGTCGACGGCTGCGGTGAGTGGGGCACCCTGATCCGGGTCGTACTGCCGATGGCCCGCCCCGGCATCGCGGCCGCCGGGCTGTTCCAGTTCTTCTACTGCTGGAACGACTACTACGGCCCGCTGCTCTACACCAGCGAGAACGAGCAGGCGTGGACGCTTTCGCTCGGGCTCGCGTCGTTCCACAGTGTCCATCACGTCGACTGGAACCTGGTCATCGCGGCCACCGTGCTGACCATGGCGCCGATCGTCGTCGTGTTCTTCTTCGCCCAGCGCGCGTTCGTGCAGGGTGTCACGCTCACGGGAGTCAAAGGGTGAGGATCGCTGTCGTTGGAGGCGGATCGACGTACACGCCGGAGCTGGTGGACGGGTTCGCCCGGCTGCGCGACTCCGGCCTGCAGGTCGACGAGCTGGTGCTGATCGACCCCGCCGCCGACCGGCTGGCGGTCGTCGGCGGGTTCGCGGCGCGCATCTTCGCCGCGTACGGCCACCCCGGCCGGGTCACCTGGACGACCGACCTGGACGCCGGCGTCACCGACGCCGACGTGGCGCTGATCCAGCTGCGGGTGGGCGGGCAGGCCGCCCGGATCAGCGACGAGACGTTCCCGCTCGACTGCGGCTGCGTCGGGCAGGAGACCACGGGGGCGGGCGGGCTCGCCAAGGCTCTGCGTACGGTGCCGGTGGTGCTGGATGTCGCCGAGCGCGTCCGGAAGCGGGCGCGCCCGGGTGCGTGGATCGTCGACTTCACCAACCCGGTCGGCATCGTGACCCGGGCACTGCTCGACGCGGGCCACCGCGCGGTCGGCCTGTGCAACGTGGCGATCGGCTTCCAGCGCCGCTTTGCCGGCTATCTCGGCGTCGACCCGTCGGCCGTGCTTCTCGACCACGTCGGTCTCAACCACCTGACGTGGGAACGGGCCGCGTACGTGGACGGGGTGGACCGGCTGCCCGAGCTGCTGGCCGCGCACCGGGCCGAGCTGGCCGCCGAGGTGGAGATCGACGAGCCGGTGCTGGCCGCCCTGAGCTGCGTGCCCTCCTACTACCTTTCCTACTACTACGACCACGACCGGGTGGTGCGCGCCGAGCGCGGCGCACCGACGCGCGGCGCCCGCGTCGCACAGATCGAATCGACGCTGCTGGAGATGTACCGGGATCCGGCGCTGACCGCCAAGCCCGCCCTGCTCGGCGAGCGCGGCGGCGCGTACTACTCGGAGGCGGCGGTCGGCCTCATCGCGGCCCTGCACGGCCTGGATCCGGACGGGGTGCACTCGGTGAACGTCCGCAACGACGGCACCCTGCCGTTCCTGCCGGCCAACGCGGTCATCGAGGTCTCGGCGCGCGCCGGTCAGGGCGGCCCGCGTCCGCTGCCGGTCGCCCCGGTCGCGCCCGACCAGGCCGGTCTCATCGCGCACGTCTCCGGGTACGAGGAACTGGCGCTGGACGCGGCGCTGCGCGGCGGCCGGGACCGGGTGTACCGGGCCCTGCTGGCGCATCCCCTGGTGGGCCAGCACGAGTACGCCGACGCGCTGACCGACAAGCTCGTCGCCGCCGGTGCCGAGCACCTGGCCTGGGCCCGATGACGGCCCTCTTCCTCGCCGTCGACGGCGGCAACTCCAAGACGGACGTCGTGCTCGGCACCGCGGACGGCCGGGTGCTCGGCATCGCCCGCGGCGGCACCTCGTCACCGCACTCGCTCGGCCTGCCCGGCGCGGTACGGGTCCTCGACACCCTCGTCGCAGCCGTCCGCGCCCGGGCCGGGGTGCCCGCCGGAACCCCGGTGGACCTGGCGGCCGTCTACCTGGCCGGGGCGGACCTGCCGGTCGAAGTGGACCGCCTGCACGCCGCGGTCGCGGACCGCGACTGGGCCCGCCGGTACGTCGTCGACAACGACTGCTTCGCCCTGCTGCGGGCCGGTACGGCGGCACCGGACGCGGTCGCCGTGGTGTGCGGCGCGGGCAACAACTGCGTGGGTCGCACCGCCGACGGCCGGACCGCGCGCTTCCCCTCGCTCGGGCCGATCTCCGGAGACTGGGGCGGCGGCCACGACCTCGCCGACCACACCCTGCGTGAAGCCGCCCGGGGCGAGGACGGCCGCGGGGAGCCGACCGGGCTCACCGATGCCGTGGCCCGTCACTTCGGGCGGCCCACCGTGGAAAGCGTCAGCATCGCCCTGCACCTCGGCGACCTGCCGCGCCACGCCGTACACGAGCTGACCCCGCTGCTGTTCGACGTCGCCACCGCGGGCGACCCCGTGGCCCTGCGGCTGGTCCGGCGGCAGGCCGACGAGATCCTCGCCCAGCACCGCGTCGCCGCGGCCCGCCTCGGGCTGACCGATGCCCCGCACGCGCTGGTGCTGGGCGGCGGCGTGCTCCGCGCCCGCCACCGCGTGCTGCACGAACGCATCCTGGCGGGCGCCGCCGCCCAGACGCCCCGGGCCGAGGTCACCGTGGTGACCGATCCCCCGGTGGTCGGCGCGGCCCTGCTGGCGCTGGACGCCCTCCACGGCGGCCCGGCCCCGCTGGACACCGAGCGAGGCGTCCGCACCGCGCTGCGCGACCCGGCCCCGACGTCCCTTGACCCGAACTTGAAGACTTCGGGTGAGCGCCGAACCGAAACTGTTCAAGGTCTGGTTGCCGGTCCTTTCAGGCGCGAAGAACCGGGCGGGCCATCAATGGCGCACGAGGACGAACAGTTCGGCCAGCGCGGCGGTGACCATGGCGGCCACCAGGGGAACCACCCCGCCGACAACGGCATGCACGAGGATCAGCATCGGCGCGGCCCCGGCCAGGTAGGCCGCCGCCAGCAGCGGGCGGTCCCGCGTGCCGAGCCGGCGTAGGGCCGTGCCCAACGGCTCGGTGAGCCGCCGGGTCAGCCACCCGATGACCGCGACCGCGATCAGCACGCCCATCACGGCCGCCCAGACCCGGGAGGCGCCGGGGCTGGCCAGCCGCATGACCCCGGTGAGCACCCCGGCCACCAGGACGGCGTTGGCGCAGTACAGCACCGCCTGCCGGACGGCGGTGCCCGAGTCGGGCCCGGGGTCGAGCACGGGACCGGCCGGTCGGACCACGACCGGGGACTGCGGGGCCGGCAGCAACGCCGCGTCCGGCATGTCGGGCGCGGGCGGCTGGGCCAGGGCGGCCTCGTCGGCGAGGGTCTCCAGCGCCCGCGCCCAGCGGCGCCGCTCCAGCCGGACGATGCCGACGTCGCGCTGCGCCTCACCGATCGCGGAGTCCAGGTCCAGGGCCTCGGCGTACGCGCGCTGCGCCAGATCGAACAGGCGCAGCCGGGCGGCGACGACCGCCAGCACGAGGTGCGCCTCGCCGTCGGCGGGCGCGATCCGCACCCCGTGCCACGCGGCGTTGAGCGCCTCCTGGCCGTTGCGCGCCTCGCTCAGCAGCGCCGCGCCGGTGCGCTGTGCGTACGGGTCGGCGGGCCAGCGGCCGAGGATGGCCCCGGCGACCTGGGCGGCCTCGGCGTACCGGCGGTTGTCGACCAGCGCCATCCCGCGGGCGACCAGACCGTCCACCCGGTCCGGCCCGGCGGCGACGGCGCGTTCCGCGGCGACCAACGCCTCGACCGGCTGTTCGGCCACGAGGTGGACCCGGGCGAGCGTGGACAGCAGTGCCGGATCGGCCGGTGCGGTGGCCAGCCCGGCGGCGAGTTCCCCCGCGGCCTCGTCGTAGCGGCCCAGGTCGGCCAGCAGCAGCGACCGTTGCCGGTACTCCTCGGGGGTGGTCTCGGGCTCGAACGGAGCCGACGCGGCATCGCTGGGCACGACGCCAGCTTATGAGGCCCTCACCAGAATTGCTCGGGCCCCGGGGTCAGCGGGTCATGATCCGGCGGCCGTATCGGTACGAGATCTACGCCGGACCGGCCTCGCGCAGCAGCGCCACCGCGATCGCGGCGAGACCTTCACCACGCCCCGTCAGGCCCAGCCCGTCGGTGGTCGTGCCGGAGACCGAGACCGGGCCGCCGGCCGCCTCGCCCAGCACCTGCTGCGCCTCCGCGCGCCGCGTACCGATCTTGGGCCGGTTGCCGATGACCTGGATGGACAGGTTGGCCACGACGAGACCCTCGGCGCGTACCCGGCGGGCCGCCTCGGCCAGCAGGGTGACCCCGGAGGCCCCGGCCCACTCGGGACGGTCGGTGCCGAAGTTGCTGCCCAGGTCGCCGAGCCCGGCGGCGCTGAAGATGGCGTCGCAGGCGGCGTGGGCGGCGACGTCGCCGTCGCTGTGCCCGGCCAGGCCCGGCTCTCCGGGCCAGTGCAGACCGGCCACCCAGCACGGCTGATCCGGGTCGAAGGCGTGCACGTCGGTGCCGATGCCCACCCGCGGAACGATCATGAAGGTCAGCGTACGCCGAGCAGCGCCTCGGCCAGGACCAGGTCGAGCGGCCGGGTGATCTTCAGGGCCAGCTCGGACCCCGGCACACAGGTCACCGCGATCCCGGCCTTCTCGACCAGGCCGGCGTCGTCCGTGAGCGGGTCGCCGGCGGTGGCGTGCGCGGCGGCCAGCACGTCGTGCCGGAACCCCTGCGGCGTCTGCACGGCGCGCAGCACGGACCGGTCGACCGTGCCGAGGACCCGGTCCTGCGGCCCGACCTCCTTGACGGTGTCGACCACCGGCAGGGCCGGGATCACCGCGGGCAGGCCGCCGCGCACCGCCGCCGCGACGGACTCGACGAGTTCGGGCGGGGTGAGGGCGCGCGCGGAGTCGTGCACCAGCACGATGCCGACATCCTCCGGTACGGCCGCCAGAGCCGCCGCCACGGACTGCTGCCGCTCGGCGCCCCCCGCCACCACGACGACCGGGGCGACGGGGGCGAGCAGCGCGCGGACCCCGGGAACGTCGGCGACCGGGGCGGCCACCACGATCAGGCGTACGGACGGGGCGGCGGCGACCCGGCGGATCGCGTGCACGAGCAACGGCTCACCCGCCAGCAGGCGCAGGGCCTTGGGCACACCGGGGCCCAGCCGTACGCCGGCACCCGCGGCAAGAACCAGGACCGCGACGTCACCGTGCGGATTGAGCTGCGCGGTCACGTCGCGGTCCAGGCGAGGGATGGTGCGATCGCGGGTGGAACGTCAGGCCTCGGTGAGCACCTTGTCGAGGAGCACCTCGGCCTCGTCCTTGGTGCTCTTCTCGGCGAGGGCCACCTCACCGACGAGGATGTCGCGGGCCTTGGCGAGCATGCGCTTCTCCCCTGCCGAGAGACCACGCTCGCGCTCACGACGCCAGAGGTCACGAACGACCTCGGCAACCTTGAGCGGGTTACCGGAGGCAAGCTTCTCGAGATTCGCCTTGTAACGCCGCGACCAGTTGGTCGGCTCCTCGGTGTGCGGTGCGCGGAGGACGTCGAAGACCTTGCCCAGGCCTTCCTCGCCGACCACTTCGCGCACGCCGACGATCTCGGCGTTCTCAGCGGGCACGCGGACCGTCAGGTCGCCTTGGGCGACCCGAAGGACGAGGTACTGCTTCTCCACGCCCTTGATAGTTCTAGTCTCGATTGCCTCGATGAGTGCGGCCCCGTGGTGGGGGTAAACAACGGTCTCGCCGACACTGAAAACCATAGGTTCGAAACCCCTTTCGCTGTGTCTAGGGTAACACGCTCAGGCAGC
Protein-coding regions in this window:
- a CDS encoding SRPBCC family protein, which translates into the protein MSTVAVTRLVEAPVSEVWRVFTDLSRRAQWLSTVHRVEPVTPGEFRSGTTWREARIMADGSEITEEFRVSDCAVPEQFVVESPGIGADYRMTYTFAPVTAGRHRGGTMVTAVQDGTPTEPRGRLLALVFGGLAARTVEGALRQDLDDLAHAAANPSTEAA
- a CDS encoding chitosanase, whose translation is MTTPSTTPRPRRRTTAYLAAGLLVPGVAIAYGLLPAGAATVPAGTSAGVVAPARPVAAAAAAARRNLDDPAKKEVAMQIVSAAENSSLDWRAQFSYIEDIGDGRGYTAGIIGFCSGTGDMLELVEAYTDTKPSNVLARYLPALRTVNGSDSHAGLDPNFPRDWRTAAQDPVFRATQEAERDRVYFNPSVARGKSDGVRALGQFAYYDAAVMHGPDGMASIRSRALRKAKPPAQGGNETTWLHAFLDERVIEMKKEEAHSDTSRVDTAQRVFLRNGNLDLNTPLDFAVYGDQYHIG
- a CDS encoding ROK family transcriptional regulator, whose amino-acid sequence is MSRLAGSSKLLRAMNESAALAHLLEPGTLTRSDLRKLTKLSTPTISEVLRRLTEAGLVTVVGHNSGRPGPNAELYAANPDAAYAAAVSIRDIGPSDAPSVAAALCDLTGTIRSRTELRVDFLRTDPKSAVLDAVATLRRDSGVPAERLRHVQLGVAGSYDSRTQTIRHVDVPGLGRTGLVPEIATALGTHVGVDNDVNLAAIAERRHGVARESDGFALLWLGLEGLGLAIDIAGSLLRGARGGAGEIGYMPLYAPDSTHRKVDLQDLVGGAAVLALGQDCGVPGRTPPEVVRAAAADPEAASEFFPRLADRIAVGLAAVIAVLDPSLVVLAGPVAQAGGRTLLAAVESALHRAAPLESTVAVTTIDDDAVLLGALDAGLTAVRETLIASIRDS
- a CDS encoding ABC transporter substrate-binding protein → MNTRIPRALFALITAAALTAACTPAPKENKIADPGTEVSGTVELWHFFTEREAAAIDTVVKDFEATHPKIKVTVKSGQDDSKVTQAIGAGNGPDIGLSYSTDIVGKFCASGAWVDLAPYIARDKVDLSQLNPTTRQYTEYGGKRCAMPFLADAYGLFYNRDLFAKAGIAGPPKTLDELAEDAKKLTVRNADGSLKRVGFLPLMDFYENAAAHLAPIVGATWLTADGKSAIAADPAWKTLLTWQKSLVDWYGYDNLQKFRAGLGDEFSADNAFQKGQVAINVDAEYRLAFLADQAPKLSYGVAPLPTTDPARYGAGYVTGNIMGIAKNAKNPEAAWELIKYLTTNDTTIVKLANSLRNIPTTTKAAADPALKVDPAFKTFMDIFANPNSSTTPPSASGPAYQETFQTFVTGWQAGKVANLDAGLAEADKQVNSVMTLGG
- a CDS encoding carbohydrate ABC transporter permease, coding for MSAKPLAIRARQHATTLSFLAPALIGIVVFFGYPLVSAVYFSFTRFDLLSAPQWVGLANYRRLADDPFLLQSVRNTLWMVAVFVPVRIVSAIGLAVLLTQLKRGAGFFRTIFFLPALAPPVAATIAFVYLLKPGTGPVDTMLAHLGIDGPLWFNSPEWAKPSLVLLGLWGIGDLMVIFLAGVLGVPTSLYEAAALDGANAWHRFRYVTIPTIRPVILFAAVTGVIYTLQYFDQAAVAGSIASGQATTGGGISQSFGFPEGSTFTYPLWLYTVGFRYHALGYANALAVALFLVAFAVTVILLRRAKAFSGEES
- a CDS encoding carbohydrate ABC transporter permease, whose translation is MTAVLDAPPTVVNRPPSTRKARRENRLVWIARHSIAIALAIMFLTPVVYLVLISLMTSNQALTSDYWPNSWHPENYVRVFQVTPLPRYLLNTLLYAVTATALMLLSSVPAAYALAKLRFRGRNALFLVIICVMMLPPQVVTVPLYLMWARYGLTGSLWPLVVPMLFGDAFAIFLLRQFLLTIPQEYLDAAKVDGCGEWGTLIRVVLPMARPGIAAAGLFQFFYCWNDYYGPLLYTSENEQAWTLSLGLASFHSVHHVDWNLVIAATVLTMAPIVVVFFFAQRAFVQGVTLTGVKG